A part of Solicola gregarius genomic DNA contains:
- a CDS encoding FAD-binding oxidoreductase, translating to MTATESPAALALRDLPRECVHLPGDETYDAARTPWNLAVDQRPAAVVVPRSPAEVATAVRLAARADLRVAAQSTGHGAGALAAQALDDVVIVRTHALDKAVADPARGVVRAEGGALWDPAVTAAAAYDRAVLHGSSPDVGVAGYSLGGGIGWYAREHGLATNSLTAVELVLADGTPVRTDATHDPELFWALRGGGGNLGVVTALEFRMYDIATAYAGILMWDLADVEPVLREWAAWAPSAPDEITTSFRAMRLPDLPDIPEFLRGRRIAIVDGAVLGSDEYGSELLAGLRALRPELDTFARVPAASLVRLHMDPEGALPFVSDSTMLQALPDAALNAYLEHVGPDADSSLLMGELRQLGGALSRPDPGGVLSHLDAQFLAFGVALAPTPELGAAGLRDASALVSALTPYSGGRQYLNFCERPVDLRTAYHDDVWRRLVDVRSAVDPHRVLLANHPLPRPEESGAPAT from the coding sequence ATGACCGCCACCGAATCCCCAGCCGCGCTCGCACTGCGCGACCTCCCCCGTGAATGTGTGCACCTGCCCGGCGACGAAACCTACGACGCCGCACGGACCCCGTGGAACCTCGCCGTCGACCAGCGGCCGGCAGCAGTCGTGGTACCTCGCTCGCCCGCCGAGGTCGCCACCGCCGTCCGACTCGCGGCACGCGCCGATCTCCGGGTGGCGGCGCAGAGCACCGGACACGGCGCGGGAGCTCTGGCGGCACAAGCGCTCGACGACGTGGTGATCGTCCGGACCCACGCGCTTGACAAGGCGGTCGCTGATCCCGCACGTGGCGTCGTCCGGGCCGAGGGCGGCGCGCTCTGGGACCCCGCTGTGACTGCGGCGGCCGCGTACGACCGGGCCGTCCTGCACGGTTCGTCCCCCGATGTGGGCGTCGCAGGCTATTCACTGGGCGGCGGCATCGGCTGGTACGCGCGCGAGCACGGGTTGGCGACCAACAGCCTCACGGCCGTCGAGCTCGTCCTCGCCGACGGCACACCTGTCCGGACGGACGCGACCCACGACCCCGAACTGTTCTGGGCCCTACGCGGCGGTGGCGGAAACCTCGGAGTCGTGACCGCTCTGGAGTTCCGGATGTACGACATAGCCACGGCGTACGCCGGGATCCTGATGTGGGACCTCGCCGACGTGGAGCCGGTTCTGCGCGAGTGGGCCGCGTGGGCGCCCAGCGCGCCCGACGAGATCACCACCTCGTTCCGGGCGATGCGGCTCCCCGACCTGCCGGACATCCCCGAGTTCCTGCGGGGCCGCCGGATCGCGATCGTCGACGGTGCGGTGCTCGGCTCCGATGAGTACGGCAGCGAGCTGCTCGCCGGACTGCGGGCGCTTCGTCCCGAGCTCGACACGTTCGCCCGGGTGCCGGCGGCGTCGCTCGTACGACTGCACATGGATCCTGAAGGTGCCCTGCCGTTCGTGTCGGACAGCACCATGCTGCAGGCGCTTCCCGACGCGGCCCTCAATGCGTACCTCGAGCACGTCGGACCGGACGCGGACAGCTCACTGCTCATGGGCGAGCTCCGGCAGCTCGGTGGGGCGCTGTCCCGCCCGGACCCCGGTGGTGTTCTATCGCACCTGGATGCACAGTTCCTCGCCTTCGGCGTGGCGCTCGCCCCAACGCCGGAGCTGGGCGCGGCCGGCCTCCGCGACGCGTCCGCTCTGGTCTCCGCACTCACGCCGTACTCCGGCGGCCGGCAGTACCTGAACTTCTGCGAGCGCCCGGTCGACCTGCGGACCGCCTATCACGACGACGTGTGGCGGCGACTCGTCGACGTACGCAGTGCGGTGGACCCCCATCGCGTCCTCCTCGCCAACCACCCGCTGCCGCGGCCCGAGGAGAGCGGCGCGCCGGCGACCTGA